A part of Larkinella insperata genomic DNA contains:
- a CDS encoding SusC/RagA family TonB-linked outer membrane protein, which produces MKYLYHITNQKAGFRLLSAFFIFLQVAGYSQSPVKGKVTSEDDRNGIPGINVLIKNTTQGTVTDAEGNYQIQAAPNAVLVFSGVGFIRQEVSVNSKSQLDVKLIVDTRQLNEVVVVGYGTQKKSDLTGAVSSLDSKEFNKGVQTSVDQLIAGRAAGVQITQASAEPGGGVSIRIRGANSINANNEPLYVIDGLPIDNSPVVPNSPVTTDGAVRNPLNALNPADIESIEVLKDASATAIYGSRGANGVILVTTKKGTKGKLKVNYNAYTAFQNVTKTIPMLNTQQYVSLLNDLKKDQGLAPEFTAEQIAAIGAGTNWQKEIYRPGYTRNHQLAFSGGQDKFNYYASANFYDQKGVIISSGIKKYIGRANLTYNDDKFKFGLNLNTSLVKDDFVPNGVSINEGAGVVNTAIFQDPTLPIRDANGNYAQTLIVNLENPVALANEVKDVAETNRTFGNLFAEYFILPELSVKLNAGTDRQSARRDSYISRQTRRGQATNGIADVQVSNASNYLLELTARYSKTFNEAHRLEVLGGYTYQQFQNDYVGAGSQNFSSDALLSNNLAAGARTTFDVGSGRNQNQLQSYLGRVNYNLLDKYLLTASFRADGSSRFGQNNKFGFFPSVALGWRIKEEEFLKAVTVLSDLKLRGSYGLTGNQDIGSYKSLVLLGPQGNAIFDGVSYVGVSTTQLPNPDLKWETTAQLDLGVDFGLFGNRLTGSIDYFHKDTRDLLLQLPVPRTTGFSTTFKNVGGMKNNGLEITLNTINIQKPFTWRSSVNFSIIRNEVTDLAGLPYILQGEAGFSKDFSIIQKGYPLNSFFGYVIDGVYQLGDNIKSSPQPLANPGDYRYRDVNGDGQITTADRTILGSPFPDYTFGFNNDFSYGPLTLSFFLQGVQGSSVFNLNRTESENPISFRRNRLAESYTDRWTPTNPTNANSSGIPPKVAYATNINSRAVEDASFIRLRNVQLGYNIPVTRLKAIRSAQLYVTGQNLFTLTKYTGSDPEVSAFGTSNVRADYNAYPLTRTYTLGLNLNF; this is translated from the coding sequence ATGAAATACCTGTACCATATTACCAATCAGAAAGCTGGCTTTCGGCTGCTCTCGGCTTTTTTCATTTTCCTCCAGGTAGCGGGTTATTCGCAAAGCCCGGTGAAAGGAAAAGTAACTTCCGAAGACGACCGGAACGGTATTCCTGGCATCAACGTGCTGATCAAAAACACGACGCAGGGAACCGTCACCGACGCGGAAGGTAACTACCAGATTCAGGCGGCCCCGAATGCCGTGCTGGTGTTCTCGGGCGTAGGCTTCATCCGACAGGAAGTGTCGGTCAACAGCAAAAGCCAGCTCGACGTGAAGCTCATCGTCGACACCCGGCAACTGAACGAAGTAGTGGTGGTGGGGTACGGTACCCAGAAGAAAAGTGACCTGACTGGCGCCGTAAGCTCACTGGATTCGAAGGAGTTTAACAAAGGCGTTCAGACGTCGGTGGATCAACTCATTGCGGGCCGGGCCGCCGGGGTACAGATCACGCAGGCCAGCGCCGAACCCGGCGGGGGAGTGAGCATTCGCATCCGGGGGGCCAACTCCATCAACGCCAACAACGAGCCGCTGTACGTCATTGACGGTCTGCCCATCGACAATTCACCCGTTGTGCCCAACTCGCCGGTCACCACCGATGGGGCGGTTCGCAACCCGCTGAACGCACTGAACCCGGCCGATATTGAGTCCATTGAAGTGCTCAAAGATGCATCAGCGACGGCCATTTACGGCTCGCGGGGGGCCAACGGGGTCATTCTGGTGACGACGAAAAAAGGAACCAAAGGCAAGCTGAAAGTCAATTACAACGCCTACACGGCTTTTCAGAATGTGACCAAAACCATTCCGATGCTGAACACGCAGCAGTACGTCAGCCTGCTGAACGACCTGAAAAAAGATCAGGGACTGGCCCCGGAATTTACGGCTGAACAAATTGCCGCCATCGGAGCCGGAACCAACTGGCAGAAAGAAATTTACCGCCCCGGCTACACGCGCAACCACCAGCTGGCGTTCTCGGGCGGTCAGGATAAATTCAACTATTACGCATCGGCTAATTTTTACGATCAGAAGGGCGTCATCATCAGTTCGGGTATCAAAAAATACATCGGTCGGGCCAACCTGACTTACAACGACGACAAATTCAAGTTTGGCCTGAACCTGAACACCAGCCTGGTGAAAGACGATTTTGTGCCGAACGGCGTCAGCATCAACGAAGGGGCCGGGGTGGTCAATACCGCCATTTTCCAGGACCCGACGCTGCCCATCCGGGACGCCAACGGCAATTACGCCCAGACGCTCATCGTGAACCTCGAAAACCCGGTGGCGCTGGCGAACGAAGTAAAAGACGTGGCCGAAACCAACCGGACCTTCGGTAACCTCTTTGCCGAATACTTTATTTTGCCCGAACTCTCGGTGAAACTCAACGCCGGAACCGACCGCCAGAGCGCCCGGCGCGACAGCTACATTTCGCGTCAGACCCGGCGCGGGCAGGCCACCAACGGAATTGCCGATGTGCAGGTCAGCAACGCCAGCAACTACCTGCTCGAATTGACGGCCCGGTATAGTAAAACCTTCAACGAGGCTCACCGGCTTGAAGTGCTGGGCGGTTACACGTATCAGCAGTTCCAGAATGATTACGTGGGGGCGGGGTCGCAGAACTTCTCGTCGGACGCGCTGCTGTCCAACAACCTCGCAGCCGGTGCCCGCACGACGTTTGACGTGGGTTCGGGCCGGAATCAGAATCAGTTGCAATCGTATCTGGGGCGGGTGAACTACAATTTGCTGGACAAATACCTGCTCACGGCTTCGTTCCGGGCCGACGGTTCGTCGCGGTTTGGGCAGAACAACAAATTCGGTTTTTTTCCCTCGGTAGCGCTCGGCTGGCGGATCAAGGAAGAAGAGTTCCTGAAAGCGGTAACGGTGTTGTCGGACCTGAAACTGCGCGGCAGCTACGGGTTGACGGGTAATCAGGACATTGGTAGTTATAAATCGCTGGTGTTGTTGGGGCCACAGGGCAACGCCATTTTCGACGGGGTTTCGTACGTGGGGGTCTCGACTACGCAGCTCCCCAACCCCGACCTCAAGTGGGAAACCACCGCCCAGCTTGACCTCGGCGTCGATTTTGGTTTGTTTGGCAACCGCCTGACGGGTTCCATCGACTATTTCCACAAAGACACGCGGGACCTGTTGCTGCAACTACCCGTTCCGCGCACAACCGGTTTTTCAACGACCTTCAAAAACGTGGGCGGGATGAAAAACAACGGGCTGGAAATCACGCTGAATACTATTAACATCCAGAAACCGTTCACCTGGCGCTCGTCGGTCAATTTCTCGATTATTCGCAACGAAGTAACCGATCTGGCGGGGCTGCCGTATATTTTGCAGGGTGAAGCCGGTTTCTCGAAAGATTTCAGCATCATTCAGAAGGGTTATCCGCTCAACTCGTTTTTTGGGTATGTGATTGACGGCGTGTATCAGTTGGGCGACAACATTAAATCCTCCCCGCAGCCGCTGGCCAACCCCGGCGACTACCGGTATCGCGACGTGAACGGCGACGGCCAGATCACCACCGCCGACCGGACCATCCTGGGTTCGCCGTTCCCGGATTATACCTTCGGCTTCAACAACGACTTCTCGTACGGCCCGCTGACGTTGTCGTTCTTTTTGCAGGGCGTCCAGGGCAGCAGCGTTTTCAACCTGAACCGCACCGAATCCGAAAATCCGATCTCGTTCCGGCGCAACCGGTTGGCGGAGTCTTACACCGACCGCTGGACCCCCACCAACCCGACGAACGCCAACTCGTCCGGCATTCCGCCGAAAGTGGCCTACGCCACCAACATCAACAGCCGGGCCGTGGAAGATGCTTCGTTCATTCGGCTGAGAAACGTTCAACTCGGGTACAACATCCCAGTTACGAGGCTGAAAGCCATCCGGAGCGCCCAGCTTTACGTGACGGGGCAAAACCTGTTCACCCTTACAAAATACACCGGCTCTGATCCCGAAGTGAGCGCGTTCGGTACGTCGAACGTCCGGGCGGATTACAACGCCTATCCGCTGACGAGAACCTACACGCTGGGCCTGAACCTTAATTTTTAA